Below is a genomic region from Planktothrix serta PCC 8927.
TTTCTAATCTTTTAATAACATCTCTAACTTTCATTAGTTCTAAGGTTAACTATCCTCTTTTATATTGTAGTGAGTCCTTCAGGACTCTGAGGGGTGAACGCCTCACTACAAAGAACCCGCCCCTACTAAGGAGTCCACCCAGGCCAGGAGGAAACAACACGAAATCCTGACCCGCACCCCATACGCGACCAGTCCCTGAAACGATTGGCACTGCGACAATACGAGGCACCGTTGCCCCACGAACCCCCGCGCATCACCCGGTATCGAGTATTTCCCCCAGACTCCCAAACACTGCCATCTGTCGGCGCACCCTGATAATTTTTATGCCAAGGGTCGGCGCACCATTCCCAAAGATTGCCGTGCATATCGTATAATCCAAAAGCGTTGGGGGGAAAACTACCGACAACGGTTGTCTTTTCTCGGAAAATCCCTTTTGACTTTGACCAGGAGCCATAGCAATGGAAACGCTCGCCGTCATAGTTAACTAAATCGGTGGTGATGGTTTTACCGAAATAAAACGTGGTGGTAGTTCCAGCGCGACAGGCATATTCCCATTCTGCCTCACTGGGTAAACGATAGGTACGTCCGGTGAATTGAGAGAGGCGATCGCAAAATTCTACTGCTTTCCACCAAGAAACGTTCTCAACAGGTAAGTTATCCCCTTTAAAACTAAAAATGGAGGGGTTGGGCTTGAGGTCAATCTGGCGTTTGGGTAAACCTGCTACAGCCCGCCATTGGGCTTGAGTCACGGCATATTGACCGATCAAAAAAGAGGCTATATTAACAGTATGCTGTGGCTCTTCACTCTTAGATCGATGTGGTTCATTACTAGGGGAACCCATGAGGAAAGTTCCGGCTGGAATTACGACTAAATCTAATATTATCCCATTGATATTTTCAGTCAACACTTGGGC
It encodes:
- a CDS encoding formylglycine-generating enzyme family protein, with the translated sequence SDLYSLGVTCIHLLTNIEPFDLFDVSKSDWVWRDYLKVKVNNTLGQVLDKLLQQGTNKRFQTAQEVLEALISFSNPFTLERLPGLQQLTVKPTPCLKTVNFETVTVNSTGKITNRWQAQAQVLTENINGIILDLVVIPAGTFLMGSPSNEPHRSKSEEPQHTVNIASFLIGQYAVTQAQWRAVAGLPKRQIDLKPNPSIFSFKGDNLPVENVSWWKAVEFCDRLSQFTGRTYRLPSEAEWEYACRAGTTTTFYFGKTITTDLVNYDGERFHCYGSWSKSKGIFREKTTVVGSFPPNAFGLYDMHGNLWEWCADPWHKNYQGAPTDGSVWESGGNTRYRVMRGGSWGNGASYCRSANRFRDWSRMGCGSGFRVVSSWPGWTP